The Sulfurovum riftiae genome segment TCTTCTCTGTTTGGACTTCTTTGAGTCTTTCTGTTTTTTGGGAGAGCTGGTCCAAGTATTGGACAGTTTTTTGTTGGGTTTCTAATGGTGGATATTCTAATTCAATATTTTTAATTTTAGATAGATTTAGATTTTTTTGTCTCACACCTTGTCTTTGTTCAAGTATTTTCTCTTTCAAATACTCTAGTTGATATTTGGCAAAAAAGATATTTAATTCATCCTCTTGGGGCTTAAAACCAACTATAGCCTGATTACAGCTACCATCATTTGAGAGTATTGACATTTTCATTGCAGCAGTATCGTACATACCAATAAGTAGTGTTCCTTTTGGAAATAACTTTGCAGAACTATTTTCAAGCCCTACTTGAGTTATTTTCTCTTTTGCAGGTAAAGTATATAGTTGATTTAATTCTCCACTACTGTACCATTCAATATCACCATTCCAATAAGATGATTCTTTTCGTAAAGGTGTTCCCCCTGCTGAGATTTTTGGATGAAATGAAAATAATGTTCGTTTTTCATACTTCCCCTCTAGCTCCCCAAATACCTCATTCAAAACACTCCCCATAAATCTCTCAGCTTCATCGATATTCTGCTGATGCAGGGCGATAGCTTGGTCTATCTTGGCAAAGAGGCTGTTAAGCTTGGCTACGATGCGTTTTTGTTCTTGGAGGGGTGGGAGGGGAATGTCTGTATTTTCTAGTTCTTTCTTTGTAATCGCTGAAAATGTACTACCCTTACCCTTTTGTGATATTTCCAATTCAAAATTTCTGAAAAAGTATAAAAGATAATTGGTTAAAGTATTTTCTTCATTTGGTCTAATTGCCCCTAATCCTCTACCAATACAACAC includes the following:
- a CDS encoding restriction endonuclease subunit S, with the translated sequence MNELYVLPEGWEWKKLVDKDVCQLIMGQSPKSDTYNSEGKGMPFFQGKTEFGEMYPTVSKYCTAPKKIAQVGDILLSVRAPVGPTNIANIECCIGRGLGAIRPNEENTLTNYLLYFFRNFELEISQKGKGSTFSAITKKELENTDIPLPPLQEQKRIVAKLNSLFAKIDQAIALHQQNIDEAERFMGSVLNEVFGELEGKYEKRTLFSFHPKISAGGTPLRKESSYWNGDIEWYSSGELNQLYTLPAKEKITQVGLENSSAKLFPKGTLLIGMYDTAAMKMSILSNDGSCNQAIVGFKPQEDELNIFFAKYQLEYLKEKILEQRQGVRQKNLNLSKIKNIELEYPPLETQQKTVQYLDQLSQKTERLKEVQTEKMESLKALKASILDRAFRGEI